ACTGAAGTTATGGTCGTCATACTCTTTCCATTTAAATATAATAGGCTGAACTGCATAAAAACATTAGCTTCACAATCAGGGTCAGCTGTGAAGATGGCTCTTTCAGACTCTGAGAACTCTTCTGGTGAACCAGATATTACTTGTTGCAAGGCCAGATTTCACCTTGTCTTTCAATGAATCATAATAATACAAGCCTAGCATAGCAtgtgaaatatatatttcacaAATAACATCACCTTTCTAAACATGGTCCACACCATTGCACTTTACTGTAAATTACAAAGGTACTGGCCATAAATAATGATATCCTTGTACTTCTGGTCAGATGCTAAGCGCATTTTGTTGCCATTGTACTTGAACTCTGCATGATGGCAATAAAGCTGGATCTGATCTGATCTTGTAGAGCAAGTTTAGGAAAATGCTGTTTGCTACTGGAAATGCTGTATTCTGCTAATGATGTATGATTGTATAGCATAATGTCGTGTCTTGTAACAAAACCTTAGGAAATAAAAGCATCTTTATTGAGAACAGAAACAAGTGACTTCTGATTTCTTGACAAGGAAAGATAATtgaagttttcattttattttatttatgtattttttgagCAAGGGCAACATTTAAATGCATGTGTATAGATGATAAATTAAACCAGAGGTGCCAAACCAATGTCCTACAGATTGACTGCTGCACCTCAGTCCATAGTGGATGAATGTAATAATTTATCTactgttatccatccatccatccatccatccacaaaGATTAATCCAGAACTGGGTAAACCTCACAGAAAGCAGCAGATTCTAGTCCATCACAGTACATGCACAAATGGACATTTTCCAGATACTCTGAGGCTGTGCAGATTGAGGACTCTGTGCTCAGAAGGTAgccagttcaaatcccgcaGAGTGAGTGTCCTAGTGTTGGGTTTTTGAACAAAACCCTTAACCAAAACATCTGCTTCTGGGGTGCTGGATAAACGGCGGACCCTACACTCTATATGTGTGTCTCACAGAAAAGTAAAATggtaataaaaatatgaaattatcAAGAGTGTTGTTGTGCAAGAGGAAACTGGTAACAGGGGTAGAGTTTGATGTTTTAGTACACTGTATATAAACCAAAAAGTTAAGGTGACCGATTATAGTTTTCAGATATCCTGGTAGTTTCAGGAGATGTCAAAGTAAGCTAAGAGACGAATGGACATGTCTGATTCATGCATCCACAGAAGATGCAAAACTGGAGCCAGCAGTGTTTTTTAACGTGAAATGCCTGCTCAGAGCAGTTCTTATTTCCTTCCCTTTAGCACTTATATCTGAGAGTCAGGCTCTTTGTCTTTTCATCTGCCTTAAAAATATGTCTGAGCAGCACGAAAGTCACTCAAATCTTATTGATACCTTAAGTACCTGTTATAAATCATGAcagttttaaaaagttttatttcttttttaacttttcaaaataatagagagtaaaaccttttttttttgccaattcGGCAATATTGATAAATGATGCAATAATGATGATGAGGCAAACAAAGCCAAAATACAGGCCTGTTCAAAACATGGCAAACGTCTGCAAACGGTCCATAGTGTACGAGTGTGTGTGCAGCCTATGATATGCGCCATGTAGGGTGTTCTTGATGTCTTGAGTTTTCCGTTTCCATTGACAACAAAGAATTACATATTAACAAAGATAAGGTTTTGCTAGCAGGAAACAGTTCCCACATCCATTTGCTTAATACAAATAAGCCTCCACACTGTCTGACTTTATTTTGTTTGCCGTTTTCCTATAAAATATGTCGAGTCACGTCTTATTTATATCATTTTGAATTATATTGCCATTTCCAACATCCTTCTGTGGCAGAGCAAGGACACTGGGATACGAAAAACACTGTCCTTCCTGCTATTGATGTTTTTGATGTGTTTCTGAGGAAGTttactttgcaaaaaaaacaaaaaaacatctgaGATTAACCCAAGGCCAAAACCAAACTTGATTATCTTCAAAGTTTATATATTTTGAagagcatttcatattttccgGAGCAGAACACACAAGGCAGAACTTTGGCCTATATTCTTTGGATTTGGATTTTTTTAGCTCAGACACACAATCCTTATCCAGGATATTTCCTCATTTCTGCTTGTTGTTGTCATCTGCCTTGTATCCAGATATATGTGTCATTCATACTCATCATAACGACATCATGATATGCACACACGTTCCCAGCTTGCATCCAGACATCACACACCACATTTGTGTTACGAAATAACATTGCAATATCATTATAATGGTTTTGTGTAGAATGCAGGAGTGTCCCTGATGAAAGGCAAGTCATCCTGCTCGATCCTCTCTTGTTTGAAAATGACTGGCATATTCATCAAGGGCCATTTATAGTCTCTTGCACAAAACATGCGGTATTTTTCAGGGAAAATGTCTTAGTTTTGCAGAATTAAATTTCTTTTACCATTTTGTAGTGCTGATGAAATTACACTGGGGCTGCATGTCATTTTAGGATAAACAGACAAACGACAAGTATATTAAATTCCATGGTGTACTCAGCCAGTTTATCTTGATGCATATTGCCCCTTTCTTTATCTCACCAATGTGGTCAACCAGATcctaaaaacagaaataattcTGAGTGCTATTCTAGACCATAACCACTctatgttatgtatgtttgcttCTGCAGTGTAAAGTCTAGTATTACTCTAACCTTAAACCACATAAAACACAGCAAGCCTGGCATCTGTGTCTTATTACAGTGTTTCATGGGTGGGAAAGAACTTGCAGTAAATGCCATTTTGGAGCCCATAGGGGATATTCATGCGATTCCAGAGATGTGCACAAACTGCATGGAAATTCAAGGTCACATGATGTTTAGGGAAAAGGCTGCTGTTTTGTGATCTGTGTACTGCTGTACTGGGAGTTACAAAGGATTTATCCTCGCCGGAACCAGTCCCTCATAACATCCGATCAAACCAGCTTAAGCTTTACAAACACTCTAATGACATAAAGAggaatacatttatttgttttaacaGGTTAAGGAATACAACAGTAAACAAATGCACACTTCTTCAATACAACAAATGTTAAATGCAAAGATTTATAAAGTTTTAAAATCTGGTAAGTCATAAAATATTTCTATATTAAAAAATACGCTACATACAAccctaaaacattttttgtgtgCTGCATTTTATGTGGTTAACTTGAGTATGTTACCGTGGGAAATTACTGGACAGATTCAGTTATTGAACTAATACATATCAGTTTGTTTTGCTGTGGTGCAAAATCACGCACAAATATTACCTGAAAACTGATAACAGATATTTAGTGTATCTATGCTAAGGTTCTGTAATGCCGATGTGCTAACTCAGTTAACAGTACAAGTTCTCTCCTAGATCTCATCatttccactgcaaaaaaaaaaaaacatttaacgaTGTTTTAGAAATATAACAATGATATATAATCATCTGCTACATATACCAGCAACTAGTGGCAGGGCTGACGTATGCATGTATGATACATATCTACGGCCTGCAATTTTTCGTGGAAATAAAAGGCGACAGTcttccaaacaaaacacacagctGCATTTAAGTCTGATGCAAATCAAACAGATGACTCCACGTCTGTAGTGTGAATAAACAAATAACATTCGGTATggtctatatttatatatagcacttgacattttaaatattacacATCCTATAGGCCTACTtcgaaagaaaaaaatgcaatatatttaaatacacagGAGGCCGAATTAAATGAAGAATATGGCgttaatataaaacaaatatactAATTTGACGGCAGTATTACTGCTGCTAATCCAAAATTGTATCTATTTACAAAACATGTAGATTATATTTCACTGTCGATTTCTTGCTCAACAGCAAAGTTGCAATTCTCGATTTATTCATCATTTCGAGGGTTAATCTCGACAGAAGACGTACTCCGTGTAGCTGGTCCAGATCTTGTCCTCGGTCGGGTCGTTGCTCGCATAGGCGCAGGTGCCCGTGGAGCTGCAGGCCACCATGTGGAAGCCGACCTCGGTCAGTCTATCAAACGCCTGCTCCAGGAAATTAAACTTCAGGTAATAGCGCGACGTGTACCTCTCCGGGGGTCTGTCCGGGTCTCTGCTCTCATTCAAAGTATCCCCGAAAACCTCTTTGGCAAGAGATGTCTTTCCACACACAGTAATCCGTGCAACCCTACGGAATTTCGCATCGCTCTGTATATCTCTGCCGATGGTATAGGACCCCCGGTATCCGATCGTTATGTAACCGGACTTTCTGGACTCCGATGATGGGGAGCGCGCATGGATCGCCGCCGGGGACGCGCCGGAGCCCCCCACCGCGCACTGGAGCGCAGCCTCCTCGGGGTCACTGGGACAGATATCCTCGCTGATCGAGTTGTCCTTGCTCATTTTCGGGGCCAGGAGCTTGGATAATTCGCGGAGCTGGAAGAAATCGGCTTCTCTTTGCAGCCTGCATTTTTCCGGAAAGTAATCGGGCAGGACGAGGGTGAGGTCCCGCAGGTAGTCCAAGATGTATCGGAACAGAAAGCCGTCCCTGTCCAGGAAGTAGCGTCCCTTGCTGTCCCGGGGCAGATCTTGGGGGGCTTTCTGGCTGAACATAGTCCAAAGAAGAGAGTCCGGCACAGCTATTAAAGTTCTATGCCGAGTGACGTAAACCTGACCTCCAACGTTGAGCTCAATGATTTCAGAAAAGGTGGAATTGTTGCCGTTGGACAGTCCACGTGCGACGCCCTGCAGAGCCATTTCTGCGCTATGGAAACACAGGCAGGAAATATCAGGACAGTGGGAATGAGCATTTAGGGGTTTGTTTATGTACCCTGAATGGGCTGGTGAAGGAGGAGGGACGGGGCGGCTCATGTGAATGGGAGCTGAAGGGATTAACTCATTCCTTGCATTCCGTGAAGAAATATGCATCCATGTAAAACAAATCCTAAGTTTATAGGATGATAATTCTCCCACGCAACTAAGTTATTTCTGTTGAGTTTTAACGACAATaggtttatattttattttttcttaacTTAAAATCATACCAAAACAACTGGAATAGTACCTGGGTGAACCACAGACAAACCAAACCACTGcccgtccgtccgtccatccatccttttCAACCATCAACCCAACTTTCAATCGCTTATCTTGCATTGAGTTGAGGGGCATAAGAAAAATGcatgctaaaatattttttttaattactccTGTACACAACGCAAGGACGTAGAGAGAGACCAAATTATTGTGTACAATATGGTTAAATTATTTTTCACTTGCATACACGGAAAAATGAGAGAACGAACTTCAAACTGTTACAGTAAAATTGTGAAAATG
This window of the Paramormyrops kingsleyae isolate MSU_618 chromosome 1, PKINGS_0.4, whole genome shotgun sequence genome carries:
- the LOC111848623 gene encoding BTB/POZ domain-containing protein KCTD12-like — encoded protein: MALQGVARGLSNGNNSTFSEIIELNVGGQVYVTRHRTLIAVPDSLLWTMFSQKAPQDLPRDSKGRYFLDRDGFLFRYILDYLRDLTLVLPDYFPEKCRLQREADFFQLRELSKLLAPKMSKDNSISEDICPSDPEEAALQCAVGGSGASPAAIHARSPSSESRKSGYITIGYRGSYTIGRDIQSDAKFRRVARITVCGKTSLAKEVFGDTLNESRDPDRPPERYTSRYYLKFNFLEQAFDRLTEVGFHMVACSSTGTCAYASNDPTEDKIWTSYTEYVFCRD